One Thermosphaera aggregans DNA segment encodes these proteins:
- a CDS encoding NAD(P)/FAD-dependent oxidoreductase gives MRKDLCIVGAGPAGLLTALHVKERDITLIEEHQKIGIPKHCAGLVGLETKKIIEKELSPKLIDHEYNEIEFNILGVGKHAFHFKEPVVFHVKRPLLEWKLFDKVSSQIEFLSKVKAKPGETPTEIHSKNYEIKCQDVVASDGVLSLFRERYFKAKPCYLIGFQGLFETSYINEKRIIVTYINHNDLLFHWIIPFDKNLVLSGYMSRKTLPKSINEKLLALNGLKPKGVAEFFGGLIPCSHPLKIPVFANHLFFFGDSIPLVKPYTGGGLYYIFKLAPELAKTLDKNDPRGYVEAYLSQSYFKLKAEHFMTKFFSRTRYWLPVPILEFIEKIGLFRRDDYDKHYKLLFKTLPFMPFLPSYLFWLRKRLA, from the coding sequence ATGAGAAAGGACCTCTGCATAGTGGGTGCTGGTCCGGCTGGACTTTTAACAGCGCTACATGTTAAGGAAAGAGACATCACCCTAATAGAGGAACATCAAAAAATAGGAATCCCCAAGCACTGTGCCGGGCTTGTCGGGTTAGAGACGAAGAAGATTATTGAAAAAGAACTATCTCCTAAGCTGATTGATCACGAATATAATGAGATCGAATTCAACATTCTCGGAGTCGGAAAACATGCTTTCCACTTTAAAGAGCCCGTAGTCTTCCATGTCAAAAGACCCTTGTTGGAATGGAAACTTTTTGATAAGGTGTCTTCTCAAATAGAGTTTTTATCCAAAGTAAAGGCGAAACCAGGGGAAACCCCTACAGAAATACACTCTAAGAATTATGAAATAAAATGCCAGGACGTAGTTGCCAGTGACGGTGTGTTAAGCCTCTTCAGGGAGAGGTATTTTAAAGCAAAACCTTGTTACCTAATTGGTTTCCAGGGATTGTTTGAGACTAGCTATATCAATGAGAAAAGAATTATAGTAACCTATATTAACCATAATGATTTGTTATTTCATTGGATAATACCATTTGATAAAAATTTGGTTCTGTCTGGATATATGTCTAGGAAAACATTGCCAAAAAGCATTAATGAGAAATTGCTAGCTTTAAATGGCTTAAAACCCAAGGGTGTTGCCGAGTTTTTCGGCGGCCTTATCCCGTGTAGTCATCCTTTAAAAATCCCTGTGTTCGCAAATCATTTATTCTTTTTCGGCGACTCAATACCCCTAGTAAAACCCTATACCGGTGGAGGGTTATACTATATTTTCAAGCTGGCCCCCGAGCTAGCCAAGACACTGGATAAAAATGATCCCCGTGGTTATGTGGAAGCATACTTATCTCAGAGCTATTTTAAACTGAAAGCTGAGCACTTTATGACGAAATTCTTTAGTAGAACCAGGTACTGGTTACCGGTTCCCATTCTCGAGTTTATAGAGAAAATAGGGTTATTCAGAAGGGATGACTATGATAAACATTACAAACTACTCTTTAAGACCCTGCCGTTTATGCCGTTTCTTCCTTCATATCTTTTTTGGTTGAGAAAAAGGCTTGCTTAA
- the speD gene encoding adenosylmethionine decarboxylase — protein MLTLKKVIGKHVYGEAYQCDPAILSDEKALEKIVRNAAVEGNLTLLDVKAWKINPGVSIVGIILESHISIHTWPEYEFATIDVYTCGSTSDPIKAFKYIIKELKAKKYSMKVSSRDYEEM, from the coding sequence ATGCTTACTTTGAAGAAAGTTATAGGTAAGCATGTTTACGGCGAGGCCTATCAGTGCGACCCAGCAATACTCAGCGATGAGAAGGCTTTGGAGAAGATTGTGAGGAACGCGGCTGTGGAAGGCAATCTAACACTCCTAGACGTAAAAGCATGGAAAATAAATCCTGGGGTTAGCATTGTGGGAATAATATTGGAAAGCCATATATCAATACACACGTGGCCTGAGTACGAATTTGCCACCATAGACGTGTACACTTGTGGTTCAACATCAGATCCTATTAAGGCTTTTAAGTATATTATTAAAGAATTGAAAGCTAAAAAGTATTCAATGAAGGTATCCTCCAGGGATTATGAGGAAATGTGA